The sequence ATACGCTGTTGGCGACCTGGGGGTTCGCGCTCGTGATTCAGGAACTCATCAAGGTCATCTTCGGCACGAGCGCCCAGTCGGTCCCGAACCCGTATTCGGCGCCGATCGAAATCCTGGGAGCGAACCTCCCCCGGTACCGGATCTTCCTGACGGCGCTCGCTGCCGCCCTGCTAGTGGTGACGTACGCGACGTTCAAATACACCGACTTCGGTGTCAAATCCCGCGCAGTCATCCAGAACGACGAGATGGCGGGGCTGCTCGGGACCGACGTCCGCTCCATCTACATGTGGACGTTCATGATTGGCGCTGGCCTGGCCGGCTTGGCCGGGGCCGCCGTCGCGCCCATCGTCGGCGCCGACCCACGAACCGGGCTGGGGTATCTCGTCCAGTCCTTTTTCGTCGTCATCGTCGGCGGAACGGGGCAGTTGCTCGCAGGGACGCTCGGTGGGGCCGGACTCATTGGCGGGTCGGCGGCGGCGCTCTCGTTCGTCAGTTCACAGACGTTCGCACAGACGGTCGTGTTCGCCCTCGCGATCGTCGTCATCCGACTGAAACCCGAGGGGCTGTTCGGAGGAACATAAATGTCGTATATCGACCGAACGAAAGTCGCGTTTGGTGACGCATCGGGGTCGGCGAAAGTGATACTGACTGGTGCCGTGATCGCGTTCCTTCTCCCGGCAGTGTTGAGTCCGTATTTCGCCTTCCTCGCCGCACAGTACTACCTGTTCGCACTGTTGGCGCTGAGTCTCGGACTCCTGTGGGGCTACGTTGGCATCCTCAGCTTCGGCCAGGCAGCCTTCTTCGGCCTCGGCGCATATATCATGGCGTGGTCGTTCCAGTACACGTTCGTCCCGGGCATCAACCCGGCGTACGTGGCCCTGGTACTGGCGCCGCTAGTCACGGGCGGGATCGCCGGCGTACTCGGCCTGTTCCTGTTCTACTCGGACGTGAAAGACGTCTACTTCGTCATCATCACACTCGCGCTGTCGGTGATCCTCGAACAGCTCGCGGTCAGCGTGACGAGCGTCTTCGGCGGCTTCAACGGCATCTACCTGCCACGGATGGCCGTCTCGATTCCCGGCGTGTTCAACTACCAGCTCAGCAACGACCGCCTGTTTTACTACGTCGCCCTGCTCGCGCTCGTCGGCGGATATCTCGTCTGTCGACGCATCGTCCGCTCCGACTTCGGCGAGACGCTGCTCGCCATCAAGGAAAACGAGGCCCGGACGAAGAGTCTCGGGTACAACACGGCGCGCTACAAGACGCTGGTGTTCATGGTCGCGGGCGCGCTCGCCAGCGTCGCCGGCGCCCTGTACGCCACGCTCGCACAGTTCGTCTCGCCGCCGGTGACCGGGTTCGTCCTCTCGACGGAAGTGGTCATCTGGGTCGCGGTCGGCGGCCGGGGACTACTTCTGGGAGCCATCACGGGTGGAATCCTGATCAACGCCGCGTCGACGGGACTGAGCTCGCTGGTCGCGGACCGGTACATCCTGATCCTCGGCCTGATATTCATCGCAGTGGTTGTGACCTTCCGGAAAGGCGTCGTCGGCTACGTCGCCGACCGGTACGACTGGGGTGAGAAACTGTGAGCGCAATCTTGCGTACCGTGGACCTAGTCAAGGAGTTCGACGGCGTCGTCGCCACGGACCATCTCGACTACGAGATGCCGGAAGGGGAGATTCAGTGCATCATCGGTCCCAACGGGGCCGGGAAGACAACGTTCTTCAACCTCATCACCGGCGTCCTGACCCCCGATTCCGGACAGATTTACTTCGACGGAGAGGACATCACGGGGGAGGATATTCACGAAATCGCCCAACGCGGGATGGTCCGGAAGTATCAGACCCCCTCGGTGTACGACGAGATGAGCGTGCGGCGAAACATCCGCATCGCGTTCGGTGAGGACAAGCCAGCAGACGGAGAGGCACGACTGACGGAGATTCTGGATCTCATCGAACTGGCGGACCGCGTCGACGAGCCGGCCGGGGCGCTCGACCACGGCACGAAACAGTGGCTCGAAATCGGCATGGTGCTCGCGAACGACCCGCGTCTCATCTTGCTCGACGAGCCGACCGCGGGCATGACGACCGACGAAACGATGCGAACGGCGGACCTGATCACGTCCATCAACGAACAGGAAGAGACGTCGCTCATCGCCATCGAACACGACATCGAATTCGTCAGACGACTGTCCTCGCCGGTTACGGTCCTCCACCAGGGATCGGTCCTCGCACAGGGCCCCGTCGAGGAAATCGAGGAGAACGAGGAGGTACAGAACGTGTATCTCGGGAGTGGATGATAGATGGTACTCGACATCGACGCACTGAACGTCTCGTACGGGGAGACCCGAATCATCAACGACCTCTCGCTGCACTGCGAGGAGGACGAAATCCTCGCCGTCCTCGGGCGCAACGGGATGGGCAAGACGACGCTCCTGAAAAGCATCGCCGGCGCGCTCGAACCGGATTCGGGGACGATCACGTTCCGGGGTGAAGACGTGACCGACCTCTCGTCGCACGAACGCGCGCGCCGGGGGATCACGCTCATTCCACAGGGGCGCGAGATCTTCCCCGACCTCACCATCGACGAGAACCTCCAGATGGGAACGTACGCCGTGGGCGACCGGCAGCCGGTCGACCGCGAGCAGATCTACGAGTACTTCCCGATTCTGGAGGAACGACTCGAACAGAAGGGTGGGACGCTCAGCGGCGGCCAACAGCAGATGCTCGCCATCGCGCGCGGGCTGATAACCAACCCCAAACTCATCCTCCTCGACGAGCCATCGGAGGGGATCCAGCCCTCGATCGTCGAGGAGATTGGCGAGATCATCCCGGAGATCCACCGGAACGAGGGCATTCCCGTCGTCCTCGTCGAACAGAACATCGACCTCGTGTTCGCGATAGCCGACCGGGGCTACGTCATCGAAAACGGCCGGATCGTCGAGTCGGGGAGCATCGAGGAACTGCAGGACGACGATCTCATCAAGGAACACATCGGTATCTGACCGCCGTCGGGAGTCGCGCTCGCCGGAATCGACCACTCGGCGGTGATAGTTCGGTGCTGCCGGGGTCGCGTCGGTCAGTGCTCATGCGGCCGCTGACGGGGCTGCTCGAACCGCGGCCACTAAGACCACCGGGGGACAACGGCCGAACGAATGCGGGTGACGCTCCTTGGCACCGGCGACACGACGGGGACGCCGACCGTCGGGTGTGAGTGTGCCACCTGCCGGCGCGCTCGGGAACTCGATGTCGAACGCTCGCGCTTCTCGGTCCACGTCGAAAACGATCGGACGGGCGAGTCGCTGCTGGTGGACTGCAGCCCCGATTTCAGACACCAGTTTCTCACCCAGGACGTGCCCCTGCCCGACGCCGCGTTGGTGACCCATATCCACTTCGACCATCTCGATGGGTTGGGAAACGCGTATCGCGTCTTCGATAACCTACCCGTCCACGCGGCGAACGTCACCGATCCGGCCACCGACGAGAGCGTCGCGGACACCATCCGCCGGAAATACGACTATCTCGACCGGGTGACCGTCCACAACCAGACCCCGAGCGAACGGTTCCGCATCTGTGGCCTGGACGTTCGGTTCGTTCCCGTCGATCACCCACCGCTCCGGTGTTACGGCGTCGTCATCGAAGACCCCGAAACGGGGGCGAAATGCTCGCTTACGGGCGATACGAGCTACGACATTCCGGAGGCGTCGCGGGCGGCGCTCGCGGATCCCGACCTCCTGCTGGCCGACGCCATCGTCCCCGCGTCGGTGTGCGAGCATCATCCGCTCGGCGGCAAAGACCACGACGACGAGGGCGTGCCGCGGACGTTCGGCACGAAACACATGACTCGCGAGGGGGCGCTCGACCTGGCGGCCGAACTCGGCGCCACGCGGACGCGGCTGGTGCATCTGGCGCATTTCTATCCGGCCGACGAAGCGTTCGAGGACCCGCTCGCCGTCGACGGCGAAGTGTACGAGCTTGAATGAGCGCCCGACTCATACGGGTCCTTGTACGTCAGTACCGGTGACCGCCCGGACGGGACAGCGACCCACCGGAAGACAGTTATAAGACTCCGTCTCAAGCCAGGCGTATGACCGTCGTCTCGACGATCGGCCGTGGGGCCGCGAGCGGCCTCGCGGGCGTACTGATCTGGACCGCCGTCGCGGTGCTCGTTCTCGACACCGTCGACCCGCGACGGGCGCTCGCCGTCGGCGTTGCCATCGGCGTCGCCGTCACGGTAGTGGCGGCCATCGACGCCCTCAGGTGAACTGATCGAGGCCGGTCTGCCGGCGCGTGACGCCCTCGGGGTCGGCGACCCAGGG comes from Haloplanus sp. XH21 and encodes:
- a CDS encoding branched-chain amino acid ABC transporter permease; translated protein: MIDFASIISQTLFATSILIVAALGLAIIFGMMGVINLAHGALITAGAYVAYAVTSAGLSIWAAFLIAPVVVALVGLVMERTVINRLYDRPVDTLLATWGFALVIQELIKVIFGTSAQSVPNPYSAPIEILGANLPRYRIFLTALAAALLVVTYATFKYTDFGVKSRAVIQNDEMAGLLGTDVRSIYMWTFMIGAGLAGLAGAAVAPIVGADPRTGLGYLVQSFFVVIVGGTGQLLAGTLGGAGLIGGSAAALSFVSSQTFAQTVVFALAIVVIRLKPEGLFGGT
- a CDS encoding branched-chain amino acid ABC transporter permease, producing the protein MSYIDRTKVAFGDASGSAKVILTGAVIAFLLPAVLSPYFAFLAAQYYLFALLALSLGLLWGYVGILSFGQAAFFGLGAYIMAWSFQYTFVPGINPAYVALVLAPLVTGGIAGVLGLFLFYSDVKDVYFVIITLALSVILEQLAVSVTSVFGGFNGIYLPRMAVSIPGVFNYQLSNDRLFYYVALLALVGGYLVCRRIVRSDFGETLLAIKENEARTKSLGYNTARYKTLVFMVAGALASVAGALYATLAQFVSPPVTGFVLSTEVVIWVAVGGRGLLLGAITGGILINAASTGLSSLVADRYILILGLIFIAVVVTFRKGVVGYVADRYDWGEKL
- a CDS encoding ATP-binding cassette domain-containing protein, whose product is MSAILRTVDLVKEFDGVVATDHLDYEMPEGEIQCIIGPNGAGKTTFFNLITGVLTPDSGQIYFDGEDITGEDIHEIAQRGMVRKYQTPSVYDEMSVRRNIRIAFGEDKPADGEARLTEILDLIELADRVDEPAGALDHGTKQWLEIGMVLANDPRLILLDEPTAGMTTDETMRTADLITSINEQEETSLIAIEHDIEFVRRLSSPVTVLHQGSVLAQGPVEEIEENEEVQNVYLGSG
- the urtE gene encoding urea ABC transporter ATP-binding subunit UrtE, encoding MVLDIDALNVSYGETRIINDLSLHCEEDEILAVLGRNGMGKTTLLKSIAGALEPDSGTITFRGEDVTDLSSHERARRGITLIPQGREIFPDLTIDENLQMGTYAVGDRQPVDREQIYEYFPILEERLEQKGGTLSGGQQQMLAIARGLITNPKLILLDEPSEGIQPSIVEEIGEIIPEIHRNEGIPVVLVEQNIDLVFAIADRGYVIENGRIVESGSIEELQDDDLIKEHIGI
- a CDS encoding MBL fold metallo-hydrolase translates to MRVTLLGTGDTTGTPTVGCECATCRRARELDVERSRFSVHVENDRTGESLLVDCSPDFRHQFLTQDVPLPDAALVTHIHFDHLDGLGNAYRVFDNLPVHAANVTDPATDESVADTIRRKYDYLDRVTVHNQTPSERFRICGLDVRFVPVDHPPLRCYGVVIEDPETGAKCSLTGDTSYDIPEASRAALADPDLLLADAIVPASVCEHHPLGGKDHDDEGVPRTFGTKHMTREGALDLAAELGATRTRLVHLAHFYPADEAFEDPLAVDGEVYELE